Proteins encoded within one genomic window of Mycolicibacterium aubagnense:
- a CDS encoding ROK family transcriptional regulator produces the protein MALNGTSVSPTAGEVFALIRDREAITRSEIGRITGLSRTAVTARITALAADNLVIEPAHAASTGGRPATQLMFNVDAGIVFAVAIGRSRTQLALCNLAGDIIATADIDQEPGMGPDDLMPDLVKRLDALLDDSGRRGDRIFGIGLSLPGTVDRQRGASLDSPNMSGWDGVPLAPYFQHLTDAPVVMDNDANVIALAERRAGFPDVQDMLVVKASTGLGAGVIMGGQLRRGAVQAAGDFGHSKIAAAAGIPCRCGDTGCVEAVAGGWAIVRALQRDGYAVSHLRDVVALAQGGDAKARSMIRDSGRHVGEVLAAAVNLINPAVLVVAGDVVGAYDVFVAGLRETLYGNASTLATRTLQVVPSALPGRVGIAGCATTVLDYVLSPNVIDASLAG, from the coding sequence ATGGCGCTCAACGGCACGTCGGTGTCACCCACCGCCGGCGAAGTCTTTGCGCTGATCAGGGATCGCGAGGCGATCACCCGCAGCGAGATCGGCCGGATCACGGGCCTGTCCCGGACCGCGGTGACCGCGCGGATCACCGCGTTGGCGGCCGACAATCTGGTGATCGAACCCGCACATGCGGCGTCGACCGGCGGACGACCGGCGACCCAACTGATGTTCAACGTCGATGCCGGCATCGTCTTCGCGGTAGCCATCGGGCGCAGCCGCACCCAGCTGGCCCTGTGCAATCTCGCCGGCGACATCATCGCCACCGCTGACATCGATCAAGAGCCCGGCATGGGCCCGGACGATCTGATGCCCGACCTGGTGAAGCGTCTCGATGCGCTGCTCGACGACTCCGGGCGCCGCGGCGACCGAATTTTCGGGATCGGCCTCAGCCTGCCGGGCACTGTCGATCGGCAGCGCGGAGCCAGCTTGGACTCGCCGAACATGAGCGGTTGGGACGGGGTGCCGTTGGCGCCGTACTTCCAGCACCTCACCGATGCCCCGGTGGTCATGGACAACGACGCCAATGTCATCGCCCTGGCGGAACGCCGCGCCGGATTCCCTGACGTGCAAGACATGCTGGTTGTGAAAGCGTCGACCGGGCTGGGTGCCGGTGTCATCATGGGCGGCCAACTGCGGCGGGGCGCCGTGCAGGCGGCCGGGGATTTCGGGCACAGCAAGATCGCAGCAGCCGCCGGCATTCCCTGTCGCTGCGGTGACACCGGTTGTGTCGAGGCGGTGGCCGGCGGCTGGGCAATCGTCCGAGCGCTGCAGCGCGACGGATACGCCGTCAGTCACCTGCGTGACGTCGTCGCGCTGGCTCAAGGTGGAGACGCCAAGGCGCGCAGCATGATTCGTGACAGCGGTCGGCATGTTGGTGAGGTGCTCGCGGCCGCGGTGAACCTGATCAACCCGGCGGTGCTGGTTGTCGCCGGTGACGTGGTGGGTGCTTATGACGTGTTCGTGGCAGGTCTGCGAGAAACGCTGTACGGCAACGCCAGCACCCTGGCCACCCGGACGCTGCAGGTTGTTCCGTCGGCTCTTCCCGGGCGCGTCGGCATCGCCGGTTGCGCCACCACTGTGCTCGATTATGTCTTGAGCCCCAACGTGATTGACGCATCGCTGGCCGGTTGA
- the gap gene encoding type I glyceraldehyde-3-phosphate dehydrogenase, which yields MTIRIGVNGFGRIGRNFFRALNAQKAAGGNTDLEIVAVNDLTDTTTLAHLLKYDSILGRLPYDVRPDGEGTIIVGDSKITALAIKDGPAALPWGDLGVDVVVESTGLFTDAAKARGHLDAGAKKVIISAPATGEDITIVMGVNDDKYDGSQNIISNASCTTNCLGPLAKVLNDEFGIVRGLMTTIHAYTQDQNLQDGPHKDLRRARAAALNIVPTSTGAAKAIGLVLPELQGKLDGYALRVPVPTGSVTDLTAELATSATAAEINAAMLAAAEGPLRGILKYYDEPIVSSDIVTDPHSSQFDAGLTKVIGNQAKVVSWYDNEWGYSNRIADLAALVGKSL from the coding sequence GTGACCATTCGGATCGGCGTCAACGGTTTCGGCCGGATCGGGCGTAACTTCTTCCGGGCCCTGAACGCGCAGAAAGCGGCGGGTGGCAACACCGATCTGGAAATCGTGGCGGTCAACGACCTGACCGACACCACCACGCTGGCGCACCTGCTCAAGTACGACTCGATCCTGGGCCGGCTGCCCTATGACGTCCGTCCGGACGGCGAGGGGACCATCATCGTCGGCGACTCGAAGATCACCGCGCTGGCGATCAAGGACGGCCCCGCGGCCCTGCCGTGGGGTGACCTGGGCGTGGACGTCGTCGTCGAGTCGACCGGCCTGTTCACCGATGCGGCCAAAGCCAGAGGTCACCTTGATGCGGGGGCCAAGAAGGTGATCATCTCCGCCCCGGCGACCGGCGAGGACATCACCATCGTGATGGGTGTCAACGACGACAAGTACGACGGCAGCCAGAACATCATCTCCAACGCCTCGTGCACCACGAACTGCCTGGGCCCGCTGGCCAAAGTGTTGAATGACGAGTTCGGGATCGTGCGTGGGTTGATGACGACCATCCACGCCTACACCCAGGATCAGAACCTGCAGGACGGCCCACACAAGGACCTGCGCCGCGCGCGCGCCGCCGCGTTGAACATCGTGCCCACCTCCACCGGAGCGGCCAAGGCCATCGGCCTGGTCCTGCCCGAGCTGCAGGGCAAGCTCGACGGCTACGCGCTCCGGGTGCCGGTGCCCACCGGTTCGGTCACCGACCTGACCGCCGAGCTGGCGACGTCGGCCACGGCCGCGGAGATCAACGCCGCCATGCTGGCCGCGGCCGAGGGACCGCTGCGCGGAATTCTGAAGTACTACGACGAACCGATTGTCTCCAGCGACATCGTGACCGACCCACACAGCTCGCAGTTCGACGCGGGCCTGACCAAGGTCATCGGCAACCAGGCCAAGGTCGTCTCCTGGTACGACAACGAATGGGGCTACTCCAACCGCATCGCCGACCTCGCCGCACTGGTCGGAAAGTCCCTCTAG
- a CDS encoding WhiB family transcriptional regulator codes for MTGSRTTLPLPMPTVRPVADEWEWQIQARCRTADTNIFFHPDDERGLARRRRVEQAKQICSTCPVIVQCANFAMRGREPYGTWGGVSETDRMQILDIRSRRSATGLAHAARRAAREAKLDRVSS; via the coding sequence ATGACAGGCAGCCGAACAACGCTCCCGCTGCCCATGCCGACCGTCCGGCCGGTGGCCGACGAATGGGAGTGGCAAATCCAGGCGCGGTGCCGCACCGCGGACACCAACATCTTCTTCCATCCCGATGATGAACGCGGACTCGCACGCCGACGGCGGGTTGAACAGGCCAAGCAAATCTGCAGCACCTGCCCGGTCATAGTCCAGTGCGCCAACTTCGCGATGCGCGGCCGAGAACCGTACGGCACGTGGGGCGGCGTCTCGGAGACGGATCGGATGCAAATCCTGGACATCCGCAGCCGCCGCTCTGCGACGGGCCTGGCCCACGCCGCGCGCCGAGCCGCCCGGGAAGCCAAGCTCGATCGCGTCAGTTCCTGA